A single Corynebacterium resistens DSM 45100 DNA region contains:
- a CDS encoding heavy-metal-associated domain-containing protein codes for MRQQLFKVEGMSCGHCEAAVREEVSKIPGITTISVSAKEGSLQVDDDGTVEAKDIIAAVDEAGYDATLVN; via the coding sequence ATGAGACAGCAACTATTCAAGGTAGAAGGCATGAGCTGCGGTCACTGTGAAGCAGCAGTGCGCGAGGAGGTTTCGAAGATCCCGGGAATCACGACCATCTCGGTGAGCGCGAAGGAAGGCTCTCTGCAAGTTGACGATGACGGGACCGTCGAGGCGAAGGACATTATCGCGGCTGTTGACGAGGCGGGGTATGACGCCACGTTGGTGAATTAA
- a CDS encoding flavin reductase family protein produces the protein MTDPTPTSCQQAAFRDIFRGHPAGVALITATVDGEPAGITVSSVASLSLDPLSISFSLMKRTGSAERILRSRSQLVHFLSDAQSSIARSFAQSSADRFSESQGWQLAETGEPLLADARAVLRVHILDAARAGESTLIAAEVTDVLKAPDPAHPEDDIPALIFKDRRYFSSAQLKSD, from the coding sequence ATGACCGACCCCACACCCACGTCGTGCCAGCAAGCCGCGTTCCGCGACATCTTCCGAGGTCATCCTGCAGGAGTCGCATTAATCACCGCAACCGTTGATGGCGAACCGGCAGGCATCACTGTCTCGAGCGTTGCCTCCCTGAGCCTCGATCCCCTCTCCATCAGCTTCTCCCTCATGAAACGAACGGGCTCGGCCGAACGCATCTTACGCTCGCGTAGCCAACTGGTGCACTTTCTTTCCGACGCCCAATCCTCCATCGCCAGGTCTTTCGCTCAATCCTCGGCGGATCGCTTTAGCGAAAGCCAAGGATGGCAACTTGCCGAGACTGGGGAACCACTCCTCGCGGATGCGCGGGCGGTGCTGCGAGTGCACATTCTCGATGCCGCTCGCGCGGGAGAATCCACCCTCATCGCTGCCGAAGTAACGGATGTGCTGAAAGCTCCAGACCCGGCACACCCTGAAGACGATATTCCCGCATTGATCTTCAAAGATCGGCGCTACTTCAGCAGTGCACAACTGAAGTCCGACTAA
- the galE gene encoding UDP-glucose 4-epimerase GalE, whose amino-acid sequence MKVLITGGAGFIGSTIASCCVDNGITPIILDDFSKGLRTFAAQHDYYEGDIADAAVLDRIFADHPEIEDVIHCAAKIVVPESVAEPLDYYDNNVGKSIILLRELARHGVKRFILSSTASMYEPGEDYMVDETADTNPQSPYAASKALLERVMRDFAATGQMQCLALRYFNPIGADPKMRTGLQDPHPTHVLGKMIEAHTTGGTFTVTGVDWPTRDGSGLRDYVHVWDLARAHVAALQRFDGVMDDAAREAKQNPNGTLNANYNIINLGTGTGTTVFELVDAFGDATGHPLKSQTAEARMGDVVGCATLTDKAERLLGWKAELSIADGVRSSMEWAEKLPAILEADLS is encoded by the coding sequence ATGAAGGTCTTGATCACCGGCGGTGCCGGATTTATCGGCTCCACCATCGCTAGCTGCTGCGTGGATAACGGGATCACGCCAATCATCCTGGATGACTTCAGCAAGGGCCTGCGGACTTTTGCCGCCCAGCACGATTACTACGAAGGCGATATCGCCGATGCTGCCGTGCTGGATCGCATCTTCGCCGATCACCCCGAGATTGAAGACGTGATCCACTGCGCCGCCAAGATCGTGGTTCCCGAATCTGTGGCCGAGCCATTGGACTACTACGACAACAACGTTGGCAAGTCCATCATCTTGCTGCGCGAACTCGCCCGCCACGGCGTGAAGCGCTTCATCCTCAGCTCCACGGCCTCCATGTACGAGCCCGGCGAGGATTACATGGTCGACGAAACCGCCGACACCAACCCGCAAAGCCCTTACGCGGCCTCTAAGGCGCTGCTGGAGCGCGTGATGCGCGATTTCGCCGCTACCGGCCAAATGCAGTGCCTCGCCTTGCGCTACTTCAACCCCATCGGCGCGGACCCGAAGATGCGCACCGGCCTGCAGGATCCACACCCCACCCACGTACTGGGCAAGATGATCGAAGCTCACACCACCGGCGGCACCTTCACCGTCACGGGCGTGGACTGGCCCACCCGCGATGGCTCCGGCCTGCGGGATTACGTCCACGTGTGGGACTTGGCTCGCGCCCACGTTGCGGCGTTGCAGCGCTTCGATGGAGTTATGGATGACGCCGCGCGGGAAGCCAAGCAGAACCCCAATGGCACACTCAATGCCAACTACAACATCATCAACCTGGGAACCGGCACTGGAACCACCGTCTTCGAGCTGGTCGATGCCTTCGGCGATGCCACGGGCCACCCGTTGAAGTCCCAGACCGCTGAAGCGCGCATGGGCGATGTCGTGGGCTGCGCAACCCTCACCGATAAGGCCGAGCGTCTTCTGGGCTGGAAGGCCGAGCTGAGCATCGCCGATGGCGTGCGCTCCTCGATGGAATGGGCAGAAAAACTGCCCGCTATCCTCGAGGCTGATCTTTCTTGA
- a CDS encoding phytoene/squalene synthase family protein, with amino-acid sequence MKSSLAAFSQYSRVAEVVARDIIRSYSSSFSLACRLLSEPVRTHIQNIYGMVRVADEIVDGAAAGANLTAARILEVLDEYERATLTAISDGFSPNPQLQAFANTARWAQLDEQHIRDFFHSMRLDAQSATQPEPVAYDSAAAAQYIHGSAGVIGLMCNAVFMKTAELNGNPLSEEEQTQAHMAAYSLGSAFQKVNFLRDYYHDSADLARLYLPQLVADGLTESAKRAIISEIHQELRTARLGMYLLPPQAHGGVQLAHDLFLELTEKLESTPAAVIAQQRVRIPHHRKLLIAARVVQNSTVQRCRLSTSPTESSSHPTHRGH; translated from the coding sequence ATGAAATCTTCGCTAGCTGCGTTCTCGCAGTATTCCCGTGTCGCTGAGGTAGTCGCCAGAGACATCATCCGATCGTATTCTTCGAGCTTTTCACTTGCGTGTCGGCTGCTGAGTGAGCCTGTGCGCACACATATTCAGAACATCTACGGCATGGTTCGCGTTGCTGACGAGATAGTGGACGGCGCAGCTGCCGGCGCCAATCTAACGGCTGCACGGATTCTAGAAGTTTTGGATGAGTACGAACGTGCCACCTTGACCGCCATTAGTGATGGCTTTAGCCCTAACCCTCAATTACAGGCCTTCGCTAATACCGCACGCTGGGCGCAACTCGATGAACAACACATCCGCGATTTCTTCCATTCAATGCGTTTGGACGCGCAAAGCGCCACGCAACCGGAACCCGTAGCCTATGACTCCGCAGCGGCAGCGCAGTATATCCATGGCTCCGCTGGCGTTATCGGCTTGATGTGTAACGCGGTATTTATGAAAACTGCGGAGCTCAATGGCAATCCGCTCTCCGAAGAGGAACAGACACAAGCGCACATGGCCGCATATTCCCTCGGCTCCGCGTTCCAGAAGGTGAATTTTTTGCGGGATTATTACCACGATTCGGCCGATTTGGCCCGGCTATACCTTCCACAACTCGTTGCCGATGGCCTGACAGAATCAGCTAAGCGCGCTATTATCAGCGAAATCCACCAAGAACTCCGCACCGCCCGCTTAGGAATGTACCTGCTACCTCCTCAAGCGCACGGTGGCGTACAGCTGGCGCACGACCTGTTTTTGGAGCTCACCGAAAAGCTGGAAAGCACCCCCGCTGCTGTCATTGCGCAACAACGTGTTCGTATCCCCCACCACCGCAAGCTGCTTATCGCCGCCCGAGTAGTTCAGAACTCTACTGTTCAGCGTTGCCGGCTTTCCACTTCTCCCACGGAATCATCCAGTCACCCAACCCATCGAGGCCATTGA
- a CDS encoding L,D-transpeptidase, translating into MKPSIHLSQRLRRCIATFSKDEPSAGIGAGKAQYSRGAASRHRSAVVVAAMLSSSLFVAGCTINNEGSTDSSEGQTFEKNPKSTSDAKTEFSASVKDNAKDVGVDKKIEVTSGKKVTSASLTDVMGNTVEGRFNEDKTKWTSAGDLQFGTTYTLTAKSGGKEISRTFTTKVAQALTSTALAPLDGSTVGVAQTISLIFDTAIPDRKAVEKAIKVETDNNTEGAFYWLNDRMVRWRPKDYWKPGTKVTVKTSLKGVDLGNGTYATEDRSAKFTIGDDVRAVIDDKTKMMEIFKNGKKIKTMPTSNGRDGEYATPNGVYMVGDQHEQLMMDSTTYGLALDAGGYRTSVSYATQMSYSGIYIHGAPWSEYAQGSANTSHGCINVSIPNAQWVFQNLKRGDIVEVKNTSGGKLNGLDGLGDWMIPWEKWKAGNAEQ; encoded by the coding sequence ATGAAACCTTCGATCCATCTGTCACAACGATTGCGGCGCTGTATCGCGACGTTCTCCAAGGATGAGCCCTCCGCGGGTATCGGTGCGGGGAAGGCACAATACTCGAGGGGAGCTGCAAGCCGTCACCGGTCCGCAGTTGTGGTAGCGGCGATGCTGAGCTCTTCTCTCTTTGTGGCTGGCTGCACCATCAATAACGAGGGATCCACTGACTCCTCCGAAGGGCAAACTTTCGAGAAGAACCCCAAGTCCACTAGCGACGCGAAAACTGAGTTCTCTGCGAGTGTGAAAGACAATGCCAAGGATGTTGGCGTCGATAAAAAAATCGAAGTGACCAGCGGCAAGAAAGTAACTTCCGCGAGCCTGACCGACGTAATGGGAAACACGGTCGAAGGTAGATTCAACGAAGATAAAACTAAGTGGACCTCTGCCGGTGATCTGCAGTTTGGTACAACGTACACGTTGACTGCGAAATCAGGTGGTAAGGAAATTAGCCGCACCTTCACTACCAAGGTGGCGCAAGCTTTGACTAGCACCGCGTTGGCCCCGTTGGATGGCTCCACTGTTGGGGTAGCACAGACAATTTCCCTCATCTTTGATACCGCCATCCCCGACCGGAAGGCAGTTGAAAAAGCTATCAAGGTGGAAACGGATAACAACACCGAAGGTGCCTTCTACTGGTTAAACGACCGCATGGTGCGCTGGCGCCCGAAGGATTACTGGAAACCGGGGACCAAGGTCACAGTGAAGACGAGCCTCAAAGGCGTGGACCTAGGAAACGGTACTTACGCGACCGAGGATCGTAGTGCAAAGTTCACGATCGGTGACGATGTCCGTGCGGTTATCGATGACAAGACGAAAATGATGGAGATCTTCAAAAACGGCAAGAAGATCAAAACCATGCCAACATCTAACGGCCGAGACGGCGAATACGCCACACCGAACGGCGTGTACATGGTGGGTGACCAGCATGAACAGCTCATGATGGACTCGACAACTTATGGGTTGGCTTTGGATGCAGGCGGCTACCGAACATCAGTTTCCTATGCCACACAGATGAGTTACTCCGGGATTTATATCCACGGCGCCCCATGGAGTGAGTACGCGCAAGGTTCGGCCAATACTTCCCACGGCTGTATCAACGTTTCAATTCCTAATGCCCAGTGGGTGTTCCAGAACCTTAAGCGTGGAGATATCGTGGAGGTGAAGAATACTTCTGGAGGAAAGCTCAATGGCCTCGATGGGTTGGGTGACTGGATGATTCCGTGGGAGAAGTGGAAAGCCGGCAACGCTGAACAGTAG
- a CDS encoding DUF3800 domain-containing protein — MLIAYLDEFGHQGPFISHDHEKYNTHPCFGYAGYVLPAENVRKLGSHFKYVKEQLLAWEIEQSDIPPDQWEKKGSQLLTTKNISNYGNEINPSLSRIFRKLGDLDGRIFFFGQQKRTGPVSVTKETSQERENHCLIQAISRLGRYASETGEELMVIMDATDTRNRERAVATLGATIYSREHKDTNSIIEIPLQTESHLYGTIQLADWTCALLARLTDYHFAQEREFSWSVDLGRDLFRRAAPTNNSIIWTNAASKDSKCFPKELVDATPFQEKDRRRRSRKDIKRKRNQAMVQRLISAGSDEFLAKLERIKKDQPRG; from the coding sequence ATGTTAATCGCATATTTGGATGAGTTCGGCCATCAGGGCCCGTTCATCAGCCACGATCACGAGAAGTACAACACCCACCCTTGCTTCGGATACGCCGGATACGTTCTTCCGGCAGAGAACGTTCGAAAGCTGGGCAGCCACTTCAAGTATGTGAAAGAGCAACTCCTCGCATGGGAAATCGAGCAATCCGATATCCCCCCGGATCAGTGGGAGAAAAAGGGTTCTCAGCTACTCACTACAAAAAATATTTCCAATTATGGAAATGAAATAAACCCATCCCTATCGCGCATTTTTCGAAAACTAGGCGATTTGGATGGTCGGATATTCTTCTTTGGTCAACAGAAACGCACTGGCCCCGTGAGCGTCACCAAAGAAACGTCTCAAGAGCGGGAAAACCACTGTTTAATACAAGCTATTTCTCGCCTTGGCCGTTACGCTTCCGAAACCGGAGAGGAACTGATGGTAATCATGGATGCGACGGATACCCGAAACCGCGAACGCGCAGTCGCCACTCTCGGTGCTACTATCTACTCTCGAGAGCATAAAGACACCAATAGCATTATCGAAATACCTCTCCAGACCGAGAGTCACCTCTACGGCACAATACAACTAGCAGACTGGACCTGTGCTCTCCTAGCCCGCCTTACTGACTATCATTTCGCCCAAGAACGAGAGTTCTCATGGTCAGTGGATTTAGGTCGAGACCTTTTCCGTAGAGCAGCGCCGACAAATAATTCCATCATTTGGACCAACGCTGCCTCAAAGGATTCCAAGTGCTTCCCTAAAGAACTTGTCGATGCAACTCCATTCCAGGAAAAAGATCGTCGCCGTCGTTCCCGCAAAGACATCAAGAGAAAAAGGAACCAAGCTATGGTTCAAAGACTCATTTCCGCAGGATCTGATGAATTTCTCGCTAAACTGGAACGGATCAAGAAAGATCAGCCTCGAGGATAG
- a CDS encoding IS256-like element ISCre1 family transposase, with amino-acid sequence MPKNRPRCHCGGDMKRNGTTSNGTTRWRCKICGASLTKQRSDITNAALFRAFIQHLTAGTSLAAIAGNMSCSTRTLQRKFDAFWLVDVPDPTIGHTGRVYDQIFIDGTYTAGGCLIVAATLDHVIAWHWCKQETTHDYKRLLERIEAPLIAVIDGGRGATSAIKTCWPNTKIQRCLVHAQRRVRRYTTSRPRTDAGRTIYRLALKLTRITTLDEAAQWGAQLQEFHTLYKDWLNEKTQVKDPKTAKDTLVWTHVNVRKAYNSLNHLWRNDLLFVYLKPPKGVLEPHRIKSTTNSLEGGINAQLKLLARTHRGRRGEHQRKMLDWWLYLKTELPGDPIEIARQSNWGQNQLAKVTTLTRNENQADYETGQPALYDNGIDTEYTHSIGIQKGHI; translated from the coding sequence ATGCCAAAGAACCGACCACGCTGCCATTGTGGCGGCGATATGAAACGAAACGGCACCACCAGCAACGGGACGACCCGGTGGCGGTGCAAAATCTGCGGTGCTTCACTGACCAAGCAGCGCAGCGATATCACCAACGCAGCCCTATTTCGTGCGTTCATCCAGCACCTGACCGCCGGGACCAGTCTTGCGGCGATCGCCGGCAACATGAGCTGCTCGACACGTACGCTGCAGCGCAAATTCGATGCCTTTTGGCTGGTTGACGTGCCTGACCCGACCATCGGCCATACAGGCAGGGTCTACGACCAGATCTTCATCGACGGCACCTACACCGCAGGTGGCTGTCTGATCGTGGCGGCAACGCTCGACCACGTCATCGCCTGGCACTGGTGCAAACAAGAAACCACACACGACTACAAGCGCCTGCTCGAGCGCATCGAAGCACCGTTGATCGCTGTGATCGACGGTGGCCGAGGAGCCACAAGCGCAATTAAAACGTGCTGGCCAAACACCAAAATCCAACGCTGCCTCGTGCACGCCCAACGCAGAGTACGCCGCTACACCACCTCACGACCACGCACTGATGCTGGCCGCACCATCTACCGACTCGCGCTGAAACTCACCCGCATCACCACCCTGGACGAGGCTGCACAATGGGGTGCACAACTGCAAGAGTTTCACACGCTCTACAAGGATTGGCTCAACGAAAAGACACAGGTCAAAGACCCGAAAACAGCAAAAGACACACTCGTGTGGACCCATGTCAACGTGCGCAAGGCCTACAACAGTCTCAACCACCTGTGGCGCAATGACCTGCTGTTTGTCTACCTCAAGCCCCCGAAAGGTGTGCTCGAGCCGCACCGGATCAAATCCACCACCAACAGTCTTGAAGGCGGCATCAACGCCCAGCTGAAGCTCCTTGCAAGAACTCATCGCGGCAGACGCGGTGAGCACCAACGCAAAATGCTGGATTGGTGGCTGTATCTGAAAACGGAACTGCCTGGCGATCCAATAGAAATCGCCAGACAGTCCAACTGGGGCCAGAACCAACTCGCCAAAGTTACAACCCTGACCCGAAACGAGAACCAAGCCGACTATGAAACAGGACAACCAGCCCTCTACGACAACGGTATCGATACCGAGTACACACACTCAATCGGCATCCAAAAAGGCCACATCTAA
- a CDS encoding IS30 family transposase, producing the protein MHLTAAYAVATEAGCHIRLSQYARKVRQTQLRVEYLRLRLASLPGGDAGTAVGIDRRLRLDFEKGLTKSQGRREEFIPVGEDASTYNRLMKALRQRHDVIESGRLAPPALPSGVDPYKRISNRYICFEERVIIADLLREDVPLREIGRRLGRSASSIQREVRRNHSAEGPYRAETAQLKACARRLRPKIPKLLANKRLWDYVCAQLRAQWSPEEISNRLPIDYPTDKDMRISHETIYDAFYLQAKGRLKDLGLDLPTGRKKRKKRQTRSSTPAQQRFVDDMILIDDRPDEVSERILPGHWEGDLILGKNNQSAVITLVERVSRFVVLGHLPGRHTSKEVFTALHKAVTGIDKAIWSSITWDQGSEMAGHKAFTMATDIPIYFCHPGSPWERGSNENTNGRLRRNLPKNSDLSIYSAEDLEMIANIHNHKPRKALNWRTPAEVMTNALTQTGSIKPN; encoded by the coding sequence ATGCATCTTACCGCTGCGTATGCCGTAGCTACGGAAGCTGGGTGCCATATCCGGTTAAGTCAGTATGCTCGGAAAGTCCGCCAGACGCAGTTAAGAGTGGAATACCTGCGCCTTCGGCTGGCGAGCCTGCCTGGTGGTGATGCTGGCACGGCAGTAGGAATTGATCGTCGACTGCGTTTAGATTTCGAAAAAGGACTCACCAAATCCCAGGGTCGACGAGAAGAGTTCATACCCGTCGGCGAAGACGCCAGCACGTATAACAGACTTATGAAAGCGCTGCGCCAACGCCATGATGTCATCGAATCCGGAAGGCTTGCCCCTCCCGCCTTACCTAGCGGGGTAGATCCGTATAAACGCATCAGCAATCGCTACATTTGCTTCGAAGAACGCGTCATCATCGCCGATCTTCTCCGCGAAGATGTGCCACTGCGTGAGATTGGGCGCCGTTTAGGGCGAAGTGCATCGTCAATTCAGCGTGAAGTACGCAGAAACCACAGTGCGGAAGGCCCGTATCGTGCAGAAACAGCCCAGTTAAAGGCCTGTGCGCGGAGGTTGCGGCCGAAAATACCGAAACTACTAGCCAACAAAAGACTATGGGACTATGTATGCGCACAATTGCGGGCACAATGGTCACCTGAGGAGATTTCTAATCGCCTGCCCATCGACTACCCCACTGATAAGGACATGCGCATTAGTCACGAAACGATTTATGACGCCTTTTACCTGCAGGCCAAAGGAAGACTCAAAGACCTTGGCCTGGACTTGCCGACCGGTAGAAAGAAACGCAAGAAACGCCAAACCCGCTCCAGCACACCTGCCCAGCAACGCTTCGTCGACGACATGATCCTCATAGACGACCGGCCAGATGAGGTAAGTGAACGTATTTTGCCAGGCCACTGGGAAGGCGACCTCATCCTCGGTAAAAACAACCAATCAGCGGTAATCACGCTAGTAGAACGCGTCAGCCGATTTGTTGTCCTTGGCCACTTACCGGGAAGGCATACCAGCAAAGAAGTATTCACAGCCCTGCACAAGGCAGTTACAGGAATCGATAAAGCTATCTGGTCATCAATTACCTGGGACCAAGGAAGCGAAATGGCTGGTCATAAAGCTTTTACCATGGCCACTGACATTCCCATCTACTTCTGCCATCCAGGATCACCATGGGAACGCGGCAGCAACGAAAACACCAACGGCAGGCTCAGAAGAAACCTTCCCAAAAACAGCGACCTGTCCATCTACAGCGCCGAGGACCTAGAAATGATCGCCAACATTCACAACCACAAACCACGCAAAGCACTCAACTGGCGCACCCCAGCCGAAGTCATGACCAACGCCCTCACACAAACCGGTAGCATCAAACCAAACTAA